The Musa acuminata AAA Group cultivar baxijiao chromosome BXJ1-3, Cavendish_Baxijiao_AAA, whole genome shotgun sequence genome window below encodes:
- the LOC135634816 gene encoding E3 ubiquitin-protein ligase RHF2A-like — MLIATAVGIRSHPTRFAEPVKRWKRRPSLPLIRSLIISPIDALSYNFFFLISSFLSVKGRGDERTERLPPSVEFPPSPPPPPNESPRASPDFEPENPRFVDSGSDLWRFALAMEEETAKMEKHLSSAAAFVEGGIQDSCDDACSICLEEFCESDPSTVTGCKHEFHLQCILEWCQRSSQCPMCWQSISLKDPTSQELLEAVERERNIRINQTRTATIFRHPALGDFDLQHLGGNDTELEERIMQHLAAAAAMGRVHHISRREGHRGRGGSHRHSQFLVFSPHQNAPYIGYRSSSAQGGDNDSIPAIIAASPSSVLNAPTEESSSQGTHINLAQGERSAAIATEITTSQSRPRLSASRTFAGQSSPIVHDRPGPSDLQSFSESLRSRLNSVSMRYKESITKSTRGWRERLFSRNSSVADLGSEARSDVNAGVDTSSRMVDRLETRENRTNVFTFHDAEVHSASEVNNEGVTGNRVDSHPSDGTSSAPCCATSSPN, encoded by the exons ATGCTTATTGCGACCGCCGTTGGAATTCGCTCCCACCCTACCCGATTCGCTGAGCCGGTCAAACGGTGGAAAAGAAGGCCGTCTTTGCCTCTGATTCGTTCGCTAATTATTAGCCCAATCGATGCGCTCTCCTACAATTTCTTCTTCCTCATCTCCTCCTTCCTGAGCGTGAAGGGAAGAGGGGACGAGCGAACAGAGCGTCTCCCTCCATCCGTAGAGTTTCCCccatcgcccccacccccccccaacGAGTCGCCTCGCGCCTCTCCTGATTTCGAGCCGGAGAACCCTCGATTCGTCGATTCCGGCTCTGATCTTTGGCGATTCGCCTTAG CGATGGAGGAGGAGACTGCGAAGATGGAGAAACATCTGTCCTCAGCTGCTGCTTTTGTCGAAGGGGGCATCCAAGATTCTTGCGATGACGCCTGCAGCATTTGTCTTGAAGAGTTCTGTGAGAGCGATCCTTCGACG GTTACTGGATGCAAGCATGAGTTCCATCTCCAGTGCATTCTCGAGTG GTGTCAGAGAAGTTCTCAATGTCCTATGTGCTGGCAGTCTATCTCTTTGAAGGATCCGACAAG CCAGGAACTCCTTGAGGCTGTGGAACGTGAGAGGAACATTAGAATAAACCAAACACGAACTGCAACTATATTTCGTCACCCAGCACTTGGAGATTTTGACCTGCAGCAT TTGGGTGGAAATGACACAGAACTTGAAGAGCGCATAATGCAGCATTTAGCGGCTGCTGCGGCGATGGGAAGAGTGCATCATATTTCTAGGAGAGAAGGGCATCGCGGTAGGGGAGGATCTCATCGGCACTCACAGTTTCTGGTTTTCTCTCCACATCAAAATGCACCCTATATTGGCTATCGATCTTCTTCGGCACAAGGAGGAGATAATGACTCGATCCCTGCTATAATTGCTGCCAGCCCATCATCTGTTCTAAATGCTCCGACAGAGGAATCTTCAAGCCAAGGAACACATATAAATCTAGCTCAAGGTGAGAGGAGTGCTGCAATAGCTACTGAAATTACTACCAGCCAGAGCAGGCCCAGACTTTCCGCTAGCAG GACCTTTGCTGGCCAGTCTTCTCCAATTGTTCATGACAGACCAGGACCATCAGATTTGCAATCTTTCTCAGAATCTCTGAGATCTCGTTTGAATTCTGTTTCGATGAG GTATAAAGAGTCTATCACCAAGAGTACTCGAGGATGGAGGGAGAGGCTCTTTTCTCGTAACAGTTCTGTGGCAGATCTTGGTTCAGAAGCTAGGAGTGACGTTAATGCTGGTGTTGATACATCCTCACGCATGGTAGATCGCCTAGAGACAAGAGAAAATAGAACCAATGTTTTCACATTTCATGATGCTGAAGTTCACTCAGCTTCAGAAGTGAATAACGAAGGGGTTACTGGGAATCGTGTTGACAGTCATCCAAGTGATGGTACTTCATCGGCACCTTGTTGTGCAACTTCCAGTCCTAATTGA
- the LOC135639158 gene encoding uncharacterized protein LOC135639158 encodes MAQKSVRPPLRPSPATPALPAATFPETRRRTLIIKEPQKPGPRLAEVAGSTAAGCAAICCCPCGLANLIVVVPAGLVRRWRKRWPRGAKTKSSIWRPEVDAFDDDDDDLSLYLGGFPLASSGSEEPWLAKSLSPEFAELEKEMVAKFYGTGFWRSLSQRSQ; translated from the coding sequence ATGGCGCAGAAGTCGGTCCGACCTCCCCTCCGTCCTTCGCCGGCGACGCCCGCCCTCCCTGCCGCTACCTTTCCCGAGACCCGCCGGCGGACGCTGATCATCAAGGAGCCGCAAAAGCCAGGGCCCCGGCTGGCGGAGGTGGCCGGTTCCACCGCGGCTGGGTGCGCGGCAATCTGCTGCTGCCCCTGTGGCCTCGCGAACCTCATCGTCGTGGTGCCGGCGGGGCTCGTGCGGCGGTGGAGGAAACGCTGGCCCAGGGGCGCGAAGACCAAATCCAGCATTTGGAGGCCGGAGGTCGACGCCTTtgacgacgatgacgacgaccTCAGTCTGTACCTTGGCGGGTTCCCCCTAGCGAGCTCCGGCTCCGAGGAGCCATGGCTGGCGAAATCTCTGTCGCCGGAGTTCGCAGAACTAGAGAAGGAGATGGTGGCGAAGTTCTACGGCACTGGGTTTTGGCGAAGCCTCTCGCAAAGGAGTCAATGA
- the LOC135634837 gene encoding uncharacterized protein LOC135634837, translating into MAARRMPMLGLVFLLCWAATTQAEYMKYKDPKQSVNVRIKDLMKRMTLAEKIGQMTQIERANASSRVLKDYFIGSILSGGGSVPAPQASAKDWVEMITTFQKACLSTRLGIPMIYGIDAVHGHNNVYNATIFPHNIGLGATRDPGLVKRIGAATALEVRATGIPYAFAPCIAVCRDPRWGRCYESYSEDHGVVQAMTELIPGLQGDVPPNYAKDFPYAAGKNNVAACSKHFVGDGGTQKGIDENNTIIDAHELFGIHMPAYIDSIAKGVSTVMVSYSSWNGVKMHANRRLVTGHLKKKLGFKGFVISDWQGIDRITTPPGANYTYSVQASITAGLDMVMVPYDYPAFIGTLTNLVNQKVIPMKRINDAVRRILRVKFVLGLFENPLPDPSLGDQIGKQEHRELAREAVRKSLVLLKNGKSSNEPLLPLPKKADKILVAGIHADNIGYQCGGWTIEWQGGSGNITGGTTILDAIRSTVDPATNVVFSEKPDADLVQSNHFSYAIVVVGEPPYAETAGDSLNLTIPEPGPSTIQTVCGAVRCVVVLISGRPVVIQPYLPVMDALVAAWLPGSEGQGVADVLFGDFGFAGKLPRTWFKSVEQLPMNVGDKNYDPLFPFGFGLTTKPAAAVQN; encoded by the exons ATGGCAGCTCGCCGGATGCCAATGCTGGGGCTCGTGTTCCTATTGTGTTGGGCAGCGACTACTCAAGCAGAATATATGAAGTACAAAGATCCTAAACAGTCGGTGAATGTTCGAATAAAAGATCTGATGAAGCGCATGACTCTCGCTGAGAAGATCGGTCAGATGACACAAATCGAGCGAGCAAACGCCTCCTCTCGAGTCTTGAAAGACTACTTTATAG GCAGCATACTCAGTGGAGGGGGAAGCGTTCCTGCTCCTCAGGCCTCTGCCAAGGATTGGGTGGAGATGATCACTACGTTTCAGAAGGCCTGCCTGTCAACACGCTTGGGAATTCCCATGATTTATGGGATCGATGCCGTTCACGGCCACAACAATGTCTACAACGCAACCATATTTCCTCACAACATTGGCCTCGGAGCCACAAG GGATCCTGGACTTGTGAAGAGGATTGGTGCGGCAACCGCACTCGAAGTTAGAGCGACTGGCATTCCTTATGCTTTTGCGCCTTGCATTGCG GTTTGTAGGGATCCAAGATGGGGCAGGTGCTACGAGAGCTACAGCGAGGACCACGGGGTTGTGCAGGCGATGACAGAACTCATTCCTGGTTTACAGGGAGATGTCCCTCCGAACTACGCGAAGGACTTTCCCTATGCTGCAGGAAA GAACAACGTGGCAGCTTGCTCCAAGCACTTTGTTGGCGATGGTGGGACGCAGAAAGGAATCGATGAGAACAACACTATCATCGATGCCCACGAACTCTTCGGCATTCATATGCCTGCTTACATCGACTCCATCGCCAAGGGTGTGTCCACCGTCATGGTCTCCTATTCAAGCTGGAATGGAGTTAAAATGCATGCCAACCGTCGCCTGGTCACCGGCCACCTCAAGAAGAAGCTTGGTTTCAAG GGGTTTGTGATCTCAGACTGGCAGGGCATCGACCGGATCACCACTCCGCCTGGTGCAAATTACACCTACTCTGTTCAAGCTTCCATTACTGCAGGCCTTGATATG GTGATGGTTCCATATGACTATCCTGCGTTCATTGGTACTCTGACAAATCTCGTGAATCAAAAGGTTATCCCGATGAAACGAATCAACGATGCCGTAAGAAGGATCTTGAGGGTGAAATTTGTCTTAGGCCTCTTCGAGAACCCTCTGCCTGATCCCAGCTTAGGCGATCAAATCGGGAAACAG GAGCATAGGGAATTGGCAAGAGAAGCCGTCAGGAAATCACTGGTGCTGCTGAAAAATGGGAAATCGAGCAACGAGCCATTGCTGCCTTTGCCTAAGAAGGCTGATAAGATCCTCGTCGCCGGAATTCATGCTGATAACATAGGTTACCAGTGTGGCGGTTGGACCATAGAGTGGCAAGGAGGCAGTGGCAACATCACCGGTG GTACCACAATCCTGGACGCCATTAGATCCACGGTTGACCCGGCAACCAATGTCGTGTTCTCCGAGAAGCCCGATGCTGATCTCGTGCAGAGCAATCACTTCTCCTACGCCATTGTCGTCGTCGGGGAGCCACCCTACGCCGAGACCGCGGGCGACAGCCTCAACCTCACCATCCCCGAACCAGGCCCGAGCACGATCCAGACGGTCTGCGGCGCCGTGCGGTGCGTGGTGGTACTCATCTCCGGCCGGCCCGTCGTCATCCAGCCGTACCTCCCGGTGATGGACGCGTTGGTGGCTGCATGGCTGCCGGGCTCCGAAGGTCAAGGCGTGGCCGACGTCCTCTTCGGGGACTTCGGGTTCGCGGGAAAGCTTCCTCGCACCTGGTTCAAGTCGGTGGAGCAGCTCCCCATGAACGTCGGTGATAAGAACTACGACCCACTGTTCCCCTTTGGTTTTGGCTTGACGACGAAGCCGGCGGCAGCAGTGCAGAATTGA